The sequence GGCATCTGACCCGGAGCCTTCGGTTTGTATGACCATTCCGCCGCCTGCCGAATCTTCTCAACGGGGACCCCAGTAATCTTGCTGCAGTCGTCCATCGACAGCTTGTTGGTCTGAACAGCGGCGTCGAACCCATTCGTGTGGGCAGCAATGAAGTCCCTATCTATCCAGCCCTGCTGTACGACGTAGGTGAAGAGCCCGTTGAACAGCGCGATGTCAGTACCTGGCTGAATATCCAGATGAAGCACATTGTCCTTACCTGCTACCTGTTCTGCGACCGCAATCGTCGCCGTACGCCGTGGGTCCACGAAAATCACCTTCGTCTTCGGAGACGCCTCACCAGGGAAGCGTTTCTGCTTCTTGTCAGCGGTCGCGCCTGTTAGATTCGGCACCCAGTGATTCAGGAAATAGTTCGTCTGCGTCTCGTACGAATTCGCGCCGATAGACCAGATGACATCAGCCAGTTCGGCGTCCTCATACGAGTTGTTCAGTTCGCCAACACCCATCTCGCGCGTGGCGTGGCACTCCGAGTTGTACGCCGGACGATTGTGGATACGGACCATCGGGGTTTGCAGCGCTGTAAACATCAGCTTGCCGGAGCCCCAGGTGTTTTCGAATCCACCTCCGGCACCACCATGGTCAAAGGCGGAAAACACGATGCCACTCGGGCCATCCTTATCCAGCACCTTCTTCATCAGGCCAGCATAGAGGGCCATGGCCTGGTCCCAATCCGTATCGACCCACTGGTCGCTCATATATACGCGCGGATACTTCAACCGCTCCTGGGTTATCCCGTCGGCCGTATACATGTATGACGCCATCTTCCCGCCCCGCGTCGAACTCAAGCCGCTATTCACGACGCAAGCCTTGTCCGGAACAATCATGATGGTATGGCGGGAGCCATCGCGGTCAGCAACCACGTTCTCCATCGCAGGCGTCATGATGAGCGTGAGCGGGGGCAACTGCTTGCGGAAATCCACGCCAAGCGCATTCTGGTCCGGCGCCCGGCCACCCTCCTGGCCTTCCGGCCACTTGTAGACGTGATACCCACATCCGACGATGCAGAAGTGGCAGGTCAGGTTGGTTCGCTGGGCCGTGACCGGCGGTAGAGCGATGCGGTCCTTGTCGTTAGCCATTTTCAGCTCCTCGAACTCAAAGAACGTTGGCCTGACGGCCGTAGATGAGACCGTCCACGCCGATTGCGGTTACGCCGCCTGTCTTCTCGTCATACTGAAGGCGCACGCGTGGAAGATTTTCAGTGGCTTGCCCGATAATCATCTGTCCGGCCTTCTCGGCGTCGAACATGCTGAAATGGCAAGGACACTTGAAAACCTTTGTCGCCGGCTCGTACATGACGGGACAGCCCATGTGGGTACACATGGCGCTGTAGGCCACGATATCGCCATCGGGGCCAACGCCGCCTGGCACACGCCCCCCCATCTTGATTGCGACGCAAGGCGATGCGGCGTCCGGGTACGTGAATGAGACCGGCGCATTGAGCGCCATGCTTCCAGCGTGGGCTACGGGTTTTCTCGGATACGGGAGATTCGTCTTGCTGGTATCCACGGGGTTCGCGGCAGAAGCCACGTTAGGCGCAAGCGCGGACGCAGCAGTCGCCGCAATCGAACCACCGCTGAGTTTCAGAAATGTACGGCGGCCGACTTTGAGTTCGGACATGGTCTCCTCCTTTGCTTGAATCTTGCTCGTGTAGTCGTTAGCATCGGATGAAGGGCAAGAGATATGCCATGCAGCCCAAAGTCCGCTGGACGCTTGCTCGCGGCAGGTTTTCAAGCAGTAGACGTGATGAACCCTATTACCGTCCGGTAACGGTTCATATTGAGGAGGCAGCCGTTATGTCACCACTTCGTAACGTTCGACGGCGGCAGGTTCTCCGCTTTGCACTGAGCATTCCTCTTCTTTCGTCCCTCAAGATTGCGTCCGCCAATGACGCGGCTTCAGTTGCGTTTGGGACAACGGCGGTCTTCCTGGACGATGAAATCAACCTGCTCGACCGATGGAGTAGCGAACTCGGGAATGTATGTGGCGCGGATGTGAGGTTTGTGCAGCGCAATAGCTATCGCGAAATTGATGACCTGCTTGCTGCCGGCCGACTGGACGTTGCGTGGGTTTGCGGATTCCCTTATGTCACGCATCCTCATACGATGCGCTTGATGGCGATACCGGACTATGGTGGCCAGCCTCTGTATCGTTCGTATCTGATTGTTCCGAGAAGCGATACGCAGACGACGCACATCACTCAACTCAGGAATCGGGTGTTCGCGTTCAGCGACCCGGAGTCGAACTCTGGCTTCCTCGTTCCGACCACTGAGCTGATACGCGCGGGTATCCAGCCGAGCCGCTTTTTCAAGAAGTCCTTCTTCACCTATGCGCACAGGAAGGTCGTTGATGCGGTGACATCCGGGCTTGCAGATGCCGGCGAGATTGACGGATACGTCTACGACACCATCGAGAAACAGTACCCCGAGCGCACTCGCAACGTACGGGTCGCATGGCGTTCCCCTCAATATGGTTTTCCTCCGATTGTCGGCCGCCATACGCTCGACGATGAATCATTTGTTCGCATTCAGCGCGCGCTGGTCGGCATGAAGGACCATCCCGCTGGCCAGGATGTACTGCAGCGATTGAATCTCGATGGCTTCGTGCCCGACAACGACAAGGTGTTTGACGGCATCCGCCGGCTCGTGGCCATCCTGAACTCCGGACCCGTTTAGGGCCGCGCAGATGTTTTCCCATCTCAGTTACCGCTACAAGATTCCGCTCGCGCTGAGTGCGGTCATCCTGCTGACGGAACTGCTCGTGACCATCGCACTCGTGAGCGTCGCGATTTCCGACGCCAGAAATGACCTGGAGAGCAGTGCGCAGAATCTGTGTCGCGTGCTCACGCTATCGGTTAGGGACGCCCTGGTGAAGGATGACCTTTGGCGCGCCTTTGAGGTGATTCGGACTCCCGTGACAGTCAAGGAGCCCACGAACCCATTAAAAGAAATCGTCCTCTTCGACGCGAAGGCTCGCGTCTATGCGTCGACGTCCCCACGAAAAGAACGCATCCAGAG is a genomic window of Paraburkholderia bryophila containing:
- a CDS encoding arsenate reductase (azurin) small subunit encodes the protein MSELKVGRRTFLKLSGGSIAATAASALAPNVASAANPVDTSKTNLPYPRKPVAHAGSMALNAPVSFTYPDAASPCVAIKMGGRVPGGVGPDGDIVAYSAMCTHMGCPVMYEPATKVFKCPCHFSMFDAEKAGQMIIGQATENLPRVRLQYDEKTGGVTAIGVDGLIYGRQANVL
- a CDS encoding substrate-binding domain-containing protein, which translates into the protein MQPKVRWTLARGRFSSSRRDEPYYRPVTVHIEEAAVMSPLRNVRRRQVLRFALSIPLLSSLKIASANDAASVAFGTTAVFLDDEINLLDRWSSELGNVCGADVRFVQRNSYREIDDLLAAGRLDVAWVCGFPYVTHPHTMRLMAIPDYGGQPLYRSYLIVPRSDTQTTHITQLRNRVFAFSDPESNSGFLVPTTELIRAGIQPSRFFKKSFFTYAHRKVVDAVTSGLADAGEIDGYVYDTIEKQYPERTRNVRVAWRSPQYGFPPIVGRHTLDDESFVRIQRALVGMKDHPAGQDVLQRLNLDGFVPDNDKVFDGIRRLVAILNSGPV